Proteins from a single region of Stigmatella erecta:
- a CDS encoding non-ribosomal peptide synthetase: protein MNAPALISELTRIGVELKVEDEHLRVRAARGVLTPELQKLIATHKAEMIQLLRPAAATPNVSLQFEPFPLTDIQETYFVGRGMDFGLSGMSCHLYHELDTRGLDVARLSRAWQRLIEQHVMLRSVVLPSGEQRVLESVPPFSIPVLDLRGQASTVVDAKLAEIRKELSTRSTPPGQWPTFELRATLLDDGRTRIHFDFDAITADASAVLTLLEEWREFYLSPDRPLKPVPITFRDHVLAEEAARDTDSFRQAQAYWMERLKTMPDAPALPIATEPERLMRPSFQRLSGRLDAARWARLKEHAANAGLTASGVVCAAFAEVLGTWSETPHFTLNLTLFRRLPIHPEVDRLLGDFTTNVLLEVDRSGESFTARAVRLRDQLAEDLEHTHFSGVRVMRERAQMKKGNGAIMPVVFTSLLGHRSRVPGGGSPFNWLGEVAFAITQTPQMWLDHQVREESGALYCHWDSPEGLFPQSMLEGAFEAYMDLLGRLADDGACWEESTVVRLPAAQRAQREAFNATAAPIPESRLDALFLAQAEQGPHRAAILESSAKITYGELLGQAGSLAAHLVELGAKPNELTAVVLEKGWRQAVAVMAVHLAGSAYLPLDPALPEERRRLLLEEGQVKVVLTESHLAQRLSWPEGVRVVAIADAARGSPPRLPARATSDLAYCIYTSGSTGRPKGVKIEHRAAANTILDINERFGVGPADRVFALSALGFDLSVYDIFGSLAAGAAIVLPQPEASRDPAHWLQMIREQGVTIWNSVPTLMEMLVDLVESRGEMLPASLRLVLMSGDWIPVTLPDRIRKLSPHIRVISMGGATEASIWSIIHPIGRVDPSARSIPYGRPMLNQRFYVLDEKLAQRPDYVPGDLYIGGVGLAQGYFRDEETTRARFVTHPQTGERLYRTGDLGRFLPEGEIEFLGRKDFQVKIAGHRIELGEIEAVLVRHPSIREAVVAAPGERTSRRLVAYLVPVEGQEPPSDEALRAFLGAALPQYMVPAVFVRLEHLPLSSNGKVDRKALPEPVLQPTRTSSLTDARGGKILATVMRLVAEVLKRPEIEPGAGLLQMGATSVELIKLAMLLEQEFGSRPTITEILSLRNASEIAGYYVERQPVEEPPESKATEPSPAGIRRFDAGAVATQLASPPEDDERRQRYFKRLSHRTFSTEPLDAQVLGRLLSCLAPLKVEGQLKYQYGSAGGIYGVQTYLFIGAGRVRGLEAGAYYHDPLRHTLVHLGGAGTSGAALHTAANASMAERSAFSLLLVGDRRAISQRYGDKWRDLALIEAGLMAQLLETSAAEAELGLCQLDEVRFEELRKVLRLEEEHVYLHGLVGGGIAWEEGSL from the coding sequence TTGAACGCTCCAGCACTTATCTCCGAACTGACCCGCATCGGCGTGGAGCTCAAGGTCGAGGACGAACACCTCCGGGTTCGCGCCGCGCGGGGCGTCCTCACTCCGGAACTCCAGAAGCTCATCGCCACGCACAAGGCGGAGATGATCCAGCTGTTGCGGCCGGCCGCCGCCACGCCCAACGTGTCGCTCCAGTTCGAGCCGTTTCCGCTGACCGATATCCAGGAGACGTATTTCGTCGGCCGCGGAATGGATTTCGGTCTCAGCGGGATGTCGTGCCACCTGTACCATGAGCTCGACACCCGGGGCCTGGACGTGGCCCGGCTCTCGCGGGCCTGGCAGCGCCTCATCGAGCAGCACGTGATGCTGCGCTCCGTGGTGCTTCCCTCGGGTGAGCAGCGGGTGCTGGAGAGCGTTCCCCCGTTCTCCATTCCCGTGCTGGATCTGCGCGGACAGGCTTCCACGGTGGTGGACGCGAAGCTCGCGGAGATCCGGAAGGAGCTCTCGACGCGCTCCACGCCGCCGGGCCAATGGCCCACCTTCGAGCTGCGCGCGACGTTGCTCGATGATGGGCGGACCCGCATCCACTTCGACTTCGACGCCATCACCGCGGATGCTTCCGCCGTGCTCACGCTCCTCGAGGAGTGGCGTGAGTTCTACCTGTCGCCGGACCGGCCCCTCAAGCCGGTGCCCATCACCTTCCGTGACCACGTGCTCGCGGAAGAGGCGGCGCGGGACACGGATTCCTTCCGGCAGGCGCAGGCCTACTGGATGGAGCGGCTCAAGACGATGCCGGATGCGCCGGCACTGCCCATCGCCACCGAGCCCGAGCGTTTGATGCGTCCCTCCTTCCAGCGCCTGAGCGGCCGCCTGGATGCGGCGCGCTGGGCACGGCTGAAGGAGCACGCGGCCAACGCGGGGCTGACCGCCTCGGGCGTCGTCTGCGCGGCCTTCGCGGAGGTGCTGGGCACCTGGAGCGAGACGCCTCACTTCACCCTCAACCTCACGCTGTTCCGCCGCTTGCCGATCCACCCGGAAGTGGACCGGCTCCTGGGAGACTTCACCACCAACGTGCTGCTCGAGGTGGATCGAAGCGGGGAGTCCTTCACCGCTCGGGCCGTGCGCCTGCGTGATCAGCTCGCCGAGGATCTCGAGCACACCCACTTCAGCGGCGTGCGGGTCATGCGCGAGCGCGCCCAGATGAAGAAGGGCAACGGGGCCATCATGCCCGTCGTCTTCACGAGCCTTCTCGGACACCGTTCCCGGGTGCCGGGCGGGGGCTCGCCGTTCAACTGGTTGGGCGAGGTCGCCTTCGCCATCACCCAGACGCCGCAGATGTGGCTGGATCACCAAGTTCGCGAGGAGTCCGGAGCGCTCTACTGTCACTGGGACAGCCCGGAGGGACTCTTCCCGCAGTCGATGCTCGAAGGGGCCTTCGAGGCCTACATGGACCTTCTGGGCCGGCTCGCCGATGACGGTGCCTGCTGGGAGGAGAGCACCGTGGTGCGGCTCCCCGCGGCACAGCGGGCTCAGCGCGAGGCGTTCAATGCCACTGCGGCCCCCATTCCCGAGTCCCGTCTGGACGCGCTCTTCCTGGCGCAAGCGGAGCAGGGGCCCCACCGGGCGGCCATCCTGGAGTCCTCCGCGAAGATCACCTACGGGGAGCTGCTGGGCCAGGCGGGTTCTCTCGCGGCGCACCTCGTCGAGCTGGGCGCGAAGCCCAATGAGCTGACCGCGGTGGTGCTGGAGAAGGGGTGGCGGCAGGCCGTCGCGGTGATGGCCGTTCATCTGGCGGGATCCGCGTATCTCCCGCTTGACCCCGCGCTTCCCGAGGAGCGCCGCCGTCTGTTGCTGGAAGAAGGCCAGGTCAAGGTGGTCCTCACCGAGAGCCACCTGGCACAGCGGCTATCGTGGCCCGAGGGGGTCCGGGTCGTGGCCATCGCCGATGCGGCCCGGGGGAGTCCTCCGCGCTTGCCCGCGCGTGCCACCTCGGACCTGGCGTATTGCATCTACACCTCGGGTTCGACGGGCCGCCCCAAGGGCGTGAAGATCGAGCACCGGGCCGCGGCGAACACCATCCTCGACATCAACGAGCGCTTCGGTGTGGGCCCGGCGGACCGCGTCTTTGCCCTCTCGGCGCTCGGCTTCGACCTGTCGGTGTACGACATCTTTGGAAGCCTGGCCGCCGGAGCCGCGATCGTCCTGCCCCAGCCCGAGGCCTCGCGGGATCCCGCGCACTGGCTGCAGATGATCCGCGAGCAGGGCGTGACCATCTGGAACTCGGTCCCGACGCTGATGGAAATGCTCGTGGACCTGGTCGAGTCCCGGGGCGAGATGCTTCCCGCGTCCCTGCGGCTCGTGCTGATGAGCGGCGATTGGATTCCCGTGACCTTGCCGGACCGGATCCGCAAGCTGTCCCCCCATATCCGGGTCATCAGCATGGGCGGGGCGACGGAAGCGTCCATCTGGTCGATCATCCACCCGATTGGCCGGGTCGATCCCTCCGCACGGAGCATTCCGTACGGCCGGCCGATGCTGAACCAGCGCTTCTACGTGCTCGATGAGAAGCTGGCGCAGCGCCCGGACTACGTGCCGGGCGACCTCTACATCGGGGGCGTTGGGCTGGCGCAGGGCTATTTCCGCGATGAGGAGACGACGCGGGCGCGCTTCGTCACGCATCCCCAGACCGGCGAGCGCCTCTACCGCACGGGCGATCTGGGCCGCTTCCTTCCGGAAGGAGAGATCGAGTTTCTCGGCCGCAAGGACTTCCAGGTCAAGATCGCCGGACACCGTATCGAGCTTGGAGAGATCGAAGCGGTGCTCGTGCGTCATCCGTCGATTCGCGAGGCGGTGGTCGCGGCCCCGGGGGAGCGGACCTCGCGGCGGCTCGTGGCCTATCTCGTTCCCGTCGAAGGGCAGGAGCCCCCTTCGGATGAGGCGCTGCGGGCTTTCCTGGGCGCGGCGCTGCCGCAATACATGGTGCCGGCCGTCTTCGTCCGCTTGGAGCATCTGCCCCTGTCATCCAACGGCAAGGTGGACCGCAAGGCCCTGCCGGAGCCCGTGCTTCAGCCCACCCGCACCTCGAGCCTCACGGATGCCCGGGGAGGGAAGATTCTTGCGACCGTCATGCGGCTGGTCGCCGAGGTGCTGAAGCGCCCGGAGATCGAGCCGGGCGCCGGTCTTCTCCAGATGGGCGCCACTTCGGTCGAGCTCATCAAGCTTGCGATGCTGCTCGAGCAGGAGTTTGGAAGCCGTCCCACCATCACGGAGATCCTCTCGCTTCGGAACGCCTCGGAGATCGCGGGCTATTACGTCGAGCGCCAGCCGGTGGAGGAGCCCCCCGAGAGCAAGGCGACGGAGCCGAGCCCCGCGGGCATCCGCCGCTTCGATGCGGGGGCTGTGGCTACGCAACTGGCCTCGCCGCCGGAGGATGACGAGCGGCGGCAGCGCTACTTCAAGCGGCTCAGCCACCGGACCTTCTCCACGGAGCCCCTCGACGCTCAGGTGCTGGGCCGGCTGCTGTCCTGCCTTGCTCCCCTCAAGGTGGAAGGGCAGCTCAAGTACCAGTACGGCTCGGCAGGCGGAATCTACGGCGTCCAGACCTACCTCTTCATCGGCGCAGGGCGTGTTCGGGGGCTCGAAGCAGGCGCCTACTACCACGATCCCCTTCGTCACACGCTCGTTCACCTGGGAGGTGCGGGAACCTCTGGAGCGGCGTTGCACACGGCTGCCAATGCCTCCATGGCCGAGCGCTCGGCGTTCTCGCTCCTCCTCGTGGGTGACCGGCGGGCCATTTCCCAGCGTTACGGGGACAAGTGGCGGGATTTGGCGCTGATCGAAGCGGGTTTGATGGCGCAGCTTCTCGAGACGAGCGCGGCGGAGGCTGAGCTGGGGCTCTGCCAGCTGGATGAAGTGCGCTTCGAGGAGTTGCGCAAGGTGCTCCGGCTGGAAGAGGAGCACGTGTATCTGCATGGCCTCGTGGGTGGCGGCATCGCGTGGGAGGAAGGGTCCCTATGA